One part of the Arachidicoccus terrestris genome encodes these proteins:
- a CDS encoding OmpH family outer membrane protein translates to MGKWRFISILFIILSVGSIAVVRAQRYAVVDMDYILGKMPEYARVDTTLELMTVKWQQEIDSVSHYADSLRKDYNAEQYMLADELKAKRMLQIQNAETEVRNLRTSYFGYQGELFKRRAQLVQPIQNKIYSVIQQLSVKYGWDFVLDKSAGTSLIFSDPKLNKSDMILETMGIKAK, encoded by the coding sequence ATGGGAAAATGGCGCTTTATATCCATACTGTTCATAATATTAAGTGTAGGGAGTATTGCCGTTGTCCGTGCCCAGCGCTATGCGGTCGTGGATATGGACTATATACTTGGTAAAATGCCGGAATATGCCAGGGTAGATACTACGCTGGAACTGATGACAGTTAAATGGCAACAAGAGATAGACAGCGTCAGCCATTATGCAGATTCACTCAGAAAAGATTATAACGCGGAACAATACATGCTGGCAGATGAGTTAAAAGCTAAAAGAATGTTGCAAATCCAGAACGCTGAAACTGAGGTACGCAATTTGCGAACAAGCTACTTTGGCTATCAGGGTGAGCTTTTTAAGAGAAGAGCACAACTTGTACAACCTATTCAAAATAAGATATATAGCGTCATTCAACAGCTTTCTGTCAAGTATGGCTGGGATTTTGTTTTAGACAAAAGCGCCGGGACGTCCCTCATCTTTTCAGATCCCAAACTCAATAAAAGCGATATGATTTTGGAGACGATGGGTATTAAGGCAAAATAA
- a CDS encoding OmpH family outer membrane protein, translating to MKKVIFSLLTVIALGFVTNNTQAQTTPALKVGVFNPDVIVARLPEYKDVQKKIEAFDKDSLGPRRDAIEYQYNRADSSYKADSAAGKSKQVLDMINNQRQQYAWQLINWQQIVQNAERQKFAELAKPLYDKVNKVYMDEVKAQKITLVLNPDAVMYLDDKVVINLFLPVAKKLNIDLNANPNAADSTGAGQ from the coding sequence ATGAAAAAGGTTATTTTCTCCTTATTGACGGTAATAGCACTCGGCTTTGTTACCAACAACACGCAGGCCCAGACCACTCCTGCTTTAAAAGTCGGTGTATTTAACCCAGATGTAATTGTCGCCAGATTACCTGAATATAAGGATGTTCAGAAGAAAATTGAGGCTTTTGATAAAGATTCACTGGGGCCAAGAAGAGATGCGATCGAATATCAGTACAATCGTGCAGACAGCAGTTATAAAGCAGATTCTGCTGCCGGTAAGTCTAAACAGGTTCTGGATATGATCAACAACCAGCGTCAGCAGTATGCCTGGCAGCTGATCAACTGGCAGCAAATCGTTCAGAATGCAGAACGTCAGAAATTTGCTGAACTGGCTAAGCCCCTGTATGATAAAGTCAACAAAGTATATATGGATGAGGTGAAAGCCCAGAAGATTACTTTAGTACTTAATCCAGACGCGGTCATGTATTTAGATGATAAAGTTGTGATCAATCTGTTTCTGCCGGTCGCCAAAAAGCTGAATATTGATCTGAATGCCAATCCGAATGCAGCTGACTCTACCGGAGCCGGTCAATAA
- a CDS encoding AAA family ATPase, whose product MNGKAIVLTGGPGMGKTTIINYLSGLGHDVMPEAGRQIIQHQVKTKGNRLPWADQQGYAMEMFQKAVSDYDWILNTDRTTFFDRGIPDVIGYLMLCRLPVSSEIWQAARSRRYHKKVFITPPWKEIYLCDTERKQTYEQAVATYDMMRSVYEKLGYILVTVPTATVENRAAFIANALRKV is encoded by the coding sequence ATGAATGGTAAAGCCATCGTGCTGACAGGCGGCCCGGGAATGGGGAAAACAACGATTATCAATTATCTGAGCGGTTTAGGGCATGATGTTATGCCGGAAGCCGGCAGGCAAATCATTCAGCATCAGGTTAAAACCAAGGGGAACCGGCTTCCTTGGGCTGATCAGCAGGGATACGCTATGGAGATGTTTCAAAAGGCGGTCAGCGACTACGATTGGATATTAAATACAGACAGGACCACCTTTTTTGACCGGGGAATTCCGGATGTGATTGGTTACTTAATGTTATGCCGACTGCCTGTTTCCAGTGAGATATGGCAGGCTGCCAGGAGTCGCAGGTATCATAAAAAAGTATTTATCACCCCTCCCTGGAAAGAAATTTATTTATGTGATACGGAGCGGAAGCAGACTTACGAACAGGCTGTTGCGACCTATGATATGATGCGATCTGTTTATGAAAAACTGGGATATATACTTGTAACAGTGCCAACAGCCACCGTTGAAAATCGCGCTGCTTTTATAGCTAACGCCCTGCGTAAAGTATGA
- a CDS encoding RNA recognition motif domain-containing protein, with protein sequence MNIYVGNLSWNLTSDDLHELFTPYGEVISAKVVTDRFNNNRSKGFGFVEMADDEAANAAISGLHETEVDGRKIVVNQKQESADGGYKKRSFGGGGGGYRGNNGGGGYRNNY encoded by the coding sequence ATGAACATTTACGTAGGAAACTTAAGCTGGAACCTTACCAGCGATGATTTGCATGAATTATTCACTCCTTATGGTGAAGTGATCTCTGCAAAAGTTGTCACAGACAGATTTAACAACAACCGTTCTAAAGGTTTCGGTTTCGTTGAAATGGCAGACGATGAAGCTGCTAATGCTGCTATCTCCGGTTTACATGAAACCGAAGTTGACGGCCGTAAAATTGTTGTTAACCAGAAGCAGGAAAGTGCAGACGGTGGCTACAAGAAAAGAAGCTTCGGCGGCGGCGGCGGTGGTTACCGCGGCAACAACGGCGGTGGTGGTTACAGAAACAACTACTAA
- a CDS encoding beta-N-acetylhexosaminidase, translating into MKHLILSVASLFMLGHGMSQDIHIIPEPESVTPNNQNFVLSASTKIQGSMPAKAANSIDFFNHYLSSYYQFQPAQADSATGKKGNVIYFQMEAPAAGDTIGAYNLHVSKDSVIITASNEEGFFYGMQTLIQLLPTTPATTLLIPGVDVQDAPQLGYRGMMLDCGRHFMPVAFVKKFIDYLALHKLNRFHWHLTEDQGWRIEIKKYPKLTQVGAWRNGTIIGHHPGTGNTDEKAGGFYTQEQIKDIVKYAADRYITIIPEIEMPGHASAAIAAYPELSTFPNQPTEIAANTPWSGPRTGKQVQQTWGVFPDVFVPSNNTFKFLENVLDEVMALFPSKYIHIGGDECPKDYWKKSAYCQQLMKNAGLKNEEELQSYFIKTIEKYVVSKGHQIIGWDEILEGGLAPQATVMSWRGEKGGIEAAKQDHHVIMSPNTYMYFDYAQNKPSDSLTIGGFLPISKVYSFHPYPKQLPAEQHSFILGVQANLWTEYISSPAKAEYMIFPRISALSEVGWSDPAKKDYQDFKSRLQTELQRYQLWGVNYCKNWDM; encoded by the coding sequence ATGAAGCATTTAATCCTATCTGTCGCCAGCCTGTTTATGCTGGGACATGGAATGTCTCAAGACATCCACATTATTCCGGAGCCGGAATCCGTAACGCCTAACAATCAAAATTTTGTATTGTCAGCCAGTACCAAGATTCAAGGCTCCATGCCTGCGAAGGCCGCCAACTCAATTGATTTCTTTAATCATTACCTGTCTTCGTACTATCAGTTCCAGCCGGCGCAGGCGGATTCTGCGACTGGTAAAAAAGGAAATGTGATCTACTTTCAGATGGAAGCGCCGGCCGCCGGTGATACCATTGGAGCCTATAATCTGCATGTCAGTAAGGATTCCGTTATCATAACCGCCTCCAACGAAGAAGGGTTCTTTTATGGAATGCAGACATTGATTCAACTGCTGCCAACCACACCCGCTACCACGCTGTTAATTCCGGGCGTAGATGTTCAGGATGCTCCGCAATTAGGTTACAGAGGCATGATGCTTGACTGTGGTCGTCATTTTATGCCGGTCGCTTTTGTCAAAAAATTCATTGATTATCTGGCCTTGCACAAATTGAATAGATTTCACTGGCATCTCACAGAAGACCAGGGCTGGCGTATTGAAATCAAAAAATACCCTAAACTGACACAGGTCGGCGCATGGCGTAACGGGACCATTATCGGACACCACCCGGGCACCGGCAACACGGACGAGAAAGCCGGAGGATTCTATACACAAGAACAGATCAAAGACATCGTAAAATACGCCGCTGACCGTTATATAACCATCATTCCGGAGATTGAAATGCCCGGCCACGCTTCTGCAGCCATCGCGGCCTACCCTGAATTAAGCACCTTCCCGAATCAGCCAACAGAGATCGCCGCTAATACACCATGGTCCGGTCCCCGAACCGGTAAGCAGGTGCAGCAAACATGGGGCGTCTTCCCGGATGTATTTGTCCCTTCCAATAATACCTTCAAATTTCTGGAAAACGTGCTGGATGAGGTGATGGCCCTGTTCCCTTCTAAATATATCCATATCGGCGGTGATGAGTGCCCTAAGGATTACTGGAAAAAATCCGCTTACTGCCAGCAGCTAATGAAAAATGCAGGTCTCAAAAATGAAGAAGAGCTGCAGAGTTACTTTATCAAAACCATTGAAAAGTATGTCGTCAGCAAAGGTCACCAGATCATTGGCTGGGATGAGATCCTGGAAGGCGGACTCGCTCCTCAGGCAACTGTGATGAGCTGGCGTGGCGAAAAAGGTGGTATTGAGGCTGCTAAACAAGATCATCACGTGATCATGAGTCCGAACACCTACATGTATTTTGACTATGCGCAGAATAAACCTTCTGATTCACTGACCATCGGTGGATTTCTGCCCATCAGTAAAGTTTATAGCTTCCACCCCTATCCAAAGCAGTTACCTGCTGAGCAACATTCCTTTATCCTGGGCGTGCAGGCCAATCTCTGGACAGAGTACATCTCTTCACCGGCCAAGGCAGAATATATGATCTTCCCACGTATTAGTGCGTTAAGTGAAGTCGGTTGGTCTGATCCTGCCAAAAAAGACTATCAGGACTTTAAAAGCCGCTTACAGACTGAGTTACAGCGCTATCAGCTCTGGGGCGTCAATTATTGTAAAAACTGGGATATGTAA
- a CDS encoding YggS family pyridoxal phosphate-dependent enzyme, with product MEESTQIQDNLAFVHTEIRSACLLAGRPEDSVRLLLATKTVEPERIRMAIAAGETLIGENKVQEYQQKADALADLNCERHFIGHLQTNKVKDILKYVTCIQSVDRITLAEKLQSQLENLDRELDIYIQINTSGEQSKSGAAPEEALRLMEHLTALPRLKVKGLMTIGLFSDNEVLVRKSYALLRTFRDKGLEQGLLPGGPLELSMGMSGDLNWAIQEGSTMVRVGSAVFGKRNYH from the coding sequence ATGGAAGAAAGTACACAAATACAAGACAATCTGGCATTTGTACATACGGAAATCAGGTCCGCCTGCCTGCTGGCCGGCCGGCCTGAAGACAGCGTCCGTTTACTACTGGCTACTAAAACCGTTGAGCCGGAAAGGATCCGAATGGCTATTGCGGCCGGAGAAACGTTGATCGGAGAAAATAAAGTACAGGAATACCAGCAAAAGGCGGACGCCCTAGCAGACCTAAACTGTGAAAGGCATTTTATCGGCCATCTGCAAACCAATAAAGTCAAGGATATATTGAAGTACGTCACTTGTATTCAATCCGTTGACAGGATTACGCTGGCAGAAAAGCTACAGTCACAATTAGAGAACCTGGACCGGGAACTGGACATCTATATACAGATCAACACTTCGGGTGAGCAGAGCAAATCAGGTGCGGCACCTGAAGAGGCGCTGCGGTTGATGGAGCACCTTACTGCGCTGCCCCGATTAAAGGTGAAAGGACTCATGACCATTGGACTATTTAGCGATAATGAAGTGTTGGTCAGAAAGAGCTATGCGCTGCTCAGAACGTTCAGGGATAAAGGACTTGAGCAAGGGTTGTTACCCGGAGGCCCGCTGGAACTCTCGATGGGCATGAGCGGCGATCTGAACTGGGCCATTCAGGAAGGATCTACCATGGTACGCGTCGGATCCGCCGTTTTCGGTAAAAGAAACTATCATTGA
- the recJ gene encoding single-stranded-DNA-specific exonuclease RecJ, translating into MEKRWKILPTDLMHERALHAVLKINPVLCRLLVQRGYPTFEKAKAFFRPVLSDLHDPMRMKDMDKAVQRILQALENGEKILVYGDYDVDGTTSVASMFNFLSEIHSEVMFYIPHRYKEGYGVSKTGIDYAAGEDVRLIISLDCGIKAAELIGYAASLGIDFIVCDHHLPDAVLPPAVAILNPKQPDCLYPYKELCGCGVGYKLMQALAAARGLPAESYERYLDLVVTAIAADIVPVTGENRILAFYGLKRVNEQPSVGIKALLDLSDKKVEEINMQNLIFMVAPRINAAGRMDDARKAVELFTQKDPEKAAAIARQLHADNSDRKEADSQITQQALEMLSADAKAVLRKTTVLYQEHWHKGVLGIVASRLIETYFRPTIVLTLSEGVVCGSARSVPGFNLYEAIHGCRDYLLGYGGHFAAAGLTMLPEHVAGFSEAFEQVVADNLTDEHLVPEVSIDAEINFSDIKFSFYNIIQQMRPFGPENRTPVFVARNVENTGLSKIVKEKHIRFVVRQGRHHFTGIGFGLADKFDILQRSPQIDLVFKIDENHWNNSRTLQLTVVDFAASQGAG; encoded by the coding sequence ATGGAAAAACGCTGGAAAATATTACCCACAGACCTGATGCATGAACGCGCGCTGCATGCAGTACTGAAGATCAATCCGGTACTTTGCAGGCTGTTGGTGCAAAGGGGATATCCTACCTTTGAAAAAGCGAAAGCCTTTTTTAGGCCGGTGCTGTCGGATCTGCACGACCCGATGCGCATGAAGGATATGGATAAGGCGGTCCAGCGGATCTTACAGGCACTGGAAAATGGTGAAAAAATACTTGTCTATGGAGATTATGACGTAGATGGAACGACGTCAGTTGCCAGCATGTTCAATTTTTTATCCGAAATCCACTCCGAGGTAATGTTTTATATTCCTCATAGGTACAAAGAGGGGTATGGCGTATCCAAAACTGGTATTGACTATGCTGCAGGTGAAGACGTACGACTGATTATATCGCTGGACTGTGGCATTAAAGCGGCAGAGCTGATCGGTTATGCAGCCAGCCTTGGTATCGACTTTATTGTTTGTGATCACCACTTGCCTGATGCGGTATTGCCTCCGGCGGTAGCCATCCTCAATCCTAAACAGCCTGATTGCCTTTATCCCTATAAAGAGCTTTGCGGCTGCGGTGTTGGATATAAACTGATGCAGGCATTAGCCGCTGCCAGAGGGCTGCCTGCGGAAAGTTACGAGCGGTATTTAGATCTGGTGGTAACGGCTATCGCTGCGGATATCGTACCGGTTACGGGTGAAAACAGAATACTGGCCTTCTATGGACTAAAAAGAGTGAATGAACAACCCTCTGTTGGCATTAAGGCACTCCTTGATCTCTCTGATAAAAAGGTCGAAGAGATCAATATGCAGAACCTGATTTTTATGGTTGCGCCGCGTATCAATGCGGCCGGCAGGATGGACGATGCCCGAAAGGCGGTGGAACTGTTTACCCAAAAGGACCCGGAGAAAGCAGCAGCGATCGCACGTCAATTGCACGCAGATAATTCAGATCGAAAGGAGGCCGACAGTCAGATTACACAACAGGCACTTGAAATGCTTTCTGCCGATGCTAAAGCCGTATTGCGTAAAACGACAGTTTTATATCAGGAGCACTGGCATAAAGGCGTGTTGGGTATCGTTGCGTCCCGACTGATAGAAACCTATTTTCGGCCTACGATCGTCTTGACGCTCTCCGAGGGGGTTGTCTGCGGAAGTGCCCGCAGCGTTCCAGGTTTTAATCTTTATGAGGCTATCCACGGCTGCAGGGATTATCTTTTAGGGTATGGCGGCCACTTCGCCGCTGCCGGACTAACCATGCTTCCTGAACATGTTGCTGGATTTAGCGAAGCATTTGAACAAGTTGTAGCTGATAACCTAACGGACGAACACCTTGTTCCCGAAGTGTCTATCGATGCGGAAATTAATTTTTCAGATATAAAATTCAGTTTTTACAATATTATTCAGCAGATGCGGCCCTTTGGCCCCGAAAACCGGACACCTGTTTTTGTCGCAAGAAACGTAGAAAATACAGGTCTTTCCAAGATCGTCAAGGAGAAACATATCCGTTTTGTCGTACGTCAGGGACGCCACCATTTTACCGGAATCGGGTTTGGACTGGCAGATAAATTTGATATTTTACAGCGTAGCCCCCAGATCGATCTGGTGTTTAAAATAGATGAAAATCACTGGAATAACAGCAGGACCCTGCAGTTGACAGTGGTTGATTTTGCAGCTTCTCAAGGCGCGGGCTGA